One window from the genome of Candidatus Hadarchaeales archaeon encodes:
- the csx1 gene encoding CRISPR-associated CARF protein Csx1, whose protein sequence is MRSILISSWGKPWRTGGEFSWEKVEYRLKEISKTSRSSLPVLVEHTKPERIVIVVLDTVAEKVCSDYQKLCKMVEKRYLDFIQKELEISEEVKVIVAPGVGNFKLKFKGEMMDFYHYVFFELSRELIGLEKQCEVHLDITHGLNFAPVLLHEALEHILGILAYTKNIKFSIYNAEPFIPGTRKKSSLTIHRIEYGDVYPSLGPNRVGGKGEARFLAVREEHKKDTEFCKKISKVAKVSNSKELNAFLSGIVNGLPLCLYTFCPDPQRLEKKLSSAVKEWRKNVEIRFGEVERKVSFTPDFTNCVKLWLAAKSFNIKRKEAVVLEELKEKMRKIFGYERSKEALISHELAKIKEEAEAKKKELNKWKLLRTLFSSEQISPSFDRRNFLAHAGLEYNVTELRYSEKLELRYRKNQRKEIASHLEGLLHKKDGASG, encoded by the coding sequence ATGCGATCCATCCTGATATCCAGCTGGGGAAAGCCTTGGAGAACAGGGGGAGAATTCAGTTGGGAGAAGGTGGAATACAGGCTGAAGGAAATCTCAAAGACCTCTAGGAGTTCTCTCCCCGTCCTCGTCGAACACACCAAACCAGAGAGGATAGTGATAGTGGTTTTGGACACTGTTGCAGAGAAAGTATGCTCAGACTACCAGAAACTCTGTAAAATGGTGGAGAAGCGTTACCTCGACTTCATACAAAAGGAGCTCGAAATCTCGGAGGAAGTGAAAGTGATTGTTGCTCCTGGTGTTGGAAACTTTAAGCTGAAGTTTAAGGGAGAGATGATGGATTTTTACCACTATGTCTTTTTCGAGCTCTCGAGAGAGTTGATAGGACTGGAAAAACAATGTGAAGTTCATCTTGACATCACTCACGGGTTGAACTTCGCCCCAGTTCTTCTTCATGAAGCTTTGGAGCACATCCTTGGTATTCTAGCGTACACCAAAAACATTAAGTTTTCCATCTACAATGCTGAACCTTTTATTCCGGGAACTAGGAAAAAATCATCCTTAACAATACACCGTATTGAATATGGGGACGTGTATCCCAGCTTGGGCCCTAATAGAGTAGGCGGGAAAGGAGAAGCCCGCTTTCTCGCGGTCAGAGAGGAACATAAAAAGGATACAGAATTTTGTAAAAAAATTTCAAAAGTCGCCAAAGTTTCCAATAGCAAAGAACTCAATGCCTTTCTCAGTGGAATAGTGAACGGCCTCCCGCTTTGCCTTTACACCTTTTGTCCCGATCCTCAACGGCTGGAGAAAAAGTTGTCTTCGGCCGTGAAAGAGTGGAGGAAAAACGTGGAAATAAGATTCGGAGAAGTTGAGAGGAAAGTAAGCTTCACCCCTGATTTCACAAATTGCGTGAAGCTTTGGCTCGCTGCCAAGTCCTTTAACATCAAAAGGAAAGAAGCTGTAGTTCTGGAAGAGCTGAAAGAAAAGATGAGAAAGATATTTGGGTATGAGCGTTCGAAAGAGGCATTGATCTCCCATGAACTAGCAAAGATAAAGGAGGAAGCGGAAGCTAAGAAAAAAGAACTTAACAAATGGAAGTTGCTCAGAACTCTCTTTTCTAGTGAACAAATCTCTCCTTCCTTCGACCGGCGCAACTTTTTGGCACATGCTGGATTAGAGTATAACGTCACGGAACTGCGGTACTCAGAGAAGCTGGAGCTTCGATACAGAAAAAATCAACGGAAGGAAATAGCGAGCCATCTGGAAGGATTGCTCCACAAAAAAGACGGGGCTTCCGGTTGA
- a CDS encoding RAMP superfamily CRISPR-associated protein, with product MIEFEVEVRPVGLFTVGGGTVEVFGPDVPFIKERGKIFIPGSTFKGLLRSAASRVAETYGFSSCGNIRPEELCGSCDVCKLFGSIRSQGKLIVGNLEAVEGYELLWFTRVRINDKSNKAEEGGLFTQEHSYGGSFRGMIRVMEDGAELLGLLLLALAELRTGRAGRRSLLDLKIGKTAGLQGKVEGRWLKLVNELEKFLWEGKI from the coding sequence GTGATAGAGTTTGAGGTCGAGGTCAGACCTGTCGGGCTCTTCACGGTTGGTGGGGGGACGGTCGAGGTCTTCGGGCCAGACGTTCCCTTCATAAAGGAGAGGGGAAAGATTTTCATTCCAGGTTCGACCTTCAAGGGTCTACTGAGGTCGGCTGCATCAAGAGTAGCTGAAACGTACGGGTTTTCCTCGTGTGGCAACATAAGGCCAGAGGAACTCTGCGGATCCTGCGACGTCTGTAAACTTTTCGGATCCATAAGATCGCAGGGAAAACTCATCGTAGGGAATTTGGAGGCTGTCGAAGGATATGAACTCCTCTGGTTCACGAGGGTCAGGATTAACGACAAAAGCAACAAGGCCGAGGAAGGGGGACTCTTCACCCAGGAGCACTCATATGGAGGGAGCTTCAGGGGGATGATAAGGGTCATGGAGGATGGGGCCGAGCTTCTGGGACTCCTGCTCCTCGCACTTGCGGAACTCAGAACGGGGAGGGCGGGAAGAAGATCCCTCCTCGACCTGAAGATAGGCAAGACAGCCGGGCTTCAGGGGAAAGTGGAGGGAAGATGGCTCAAACTTGTGAATGAACTCGAGAAATTTTTGTGGGAGGGGAAAATATGA
- a CDS encoding HD domain-containing protein, translated as MTANIFQKVEWPYPVYKSFIVPYRENGTLSVRKLSEKDVEEWGKTLELAKDFITRAVNALGVKEEARLELVGDLLVLFLKVPLLREPISLLPSPLKAYLAWKLALESRLKEFRDNPIEFASHLYTIYREFGPQLEELLKIVEEAREKVERCWFHLPADTRPVANCAGLIPHLLTTSALSWALAIQRGLERRKAALIRLSALLHDVGKPFAPEEHVTRSAEIARWFTDFLEPGEREEIVKFVMDHHRPETKEGEIIRKADILSSATDRIRGYLQEIISERLGRRPEIEELEGWDFWVELEKNSPGSIRSLSEEFVEKVRRDTGEGENLFVRTLPLPPDYKYAPVGEIGFGCVDLGGIQRFIRTPTELKAVAAASYVIETAVLVHIPAFIQRELKELEQVWFPMEAFLYSGGGNLYFVFPKKLEGKIKKAVEKYTSVLAKNKISLELRMAATPFTAFFPDLLKHMAGEMGLQKISPPKETQVERGDVKKCKCCFTRIAEVGDYCKVCNQLIDLGGNFHFRARWETEISLLERKSPAQIFGSWEDASARLMEIIAGHNLEEIRRGVEQRNYAVLKVDGVCMGAFMASAISITDACERSARIDISLKKAFEDSARELYTALREKDEEEARKSIARLELGLLYMGGDDSLALMSSWYAPIFTHSLVSRFRTYMGEVRGLSAGLAAGGAKTPVWSLIDAADELEREAKSRTREMVSQGAICYDICEVPLSSTAVRHRRKELEERKMTLQPFVVENGGRLGEILQKLSGGSSRGDWYRWALETSREEDNDAKKLAKRVRACIKEAVGAAKGILGEEADKELLNEISKLYMRRQQVRLEKREEWRVAVDACAEGWGKVAFGDIELLIKFALGGIT; from the coding sequence ATGACCGCAAACATTTTCCAGAAAGTTGAGTGGCCGTATCCGGTTTACAAGTCCTTCATCGTTCCCTACCGGGAAAACGGCACTCTGTCGGTCAGGAAATTGAGCGAGAAAGATGTCGAGGAATGGGGGAAGACCCTAGAGCTTGCAAAGGACTTCATCACGCGGGCAGTCAACGCACTGGGGGTGAAGGAAGAGGCGAGGCTCGAACTCGTCGGCGATTTGCTGGTTCTCTTCCTTAAAGTTCCCCTTCTCCGCGAGCCGATCTCGCTTCTCCCAAGCCCGCTTAAAGCCTATCTCGCTTGGAAGCTCGCGCTCGAATCGAGACTTAAGGAGTTCAGAGACAACCCTATTGAATTCGCCAGTCATCTGTACACGATTTACAGGGAGTTCGGGCCGCAGCTCGAGGAATTGTTGAAAATCGTCGAGGAGGCTAGGGAAAAGGTTGAGAGATGCTGGTTCCATCTGCCTGCGGACACCCGCCCAGTAGCCAACTGTGCGGGTCTCATCCCGCACCTGCTCACGACTTCTGCGCTCTCCTGGGCTCTCGCCATACAGCGGGGTTTGGAAAGGAGAAAAGCGGCGTTGATCAGGCTTTCGGCTCTCCTCCACGATGTCGGCAAGCCCTTCGCCCCAGAGGAGCATGTCACGCGTTCAGCTGAAATCGCGAGATGGTTTACCGACTTCTTGGAGCCGGGCGAAAGGGAGGAGATCGTGAAGTTCGTGATGGATCACCACCGGCCCGAAACCAAGGAAGGAGAAATAATTAGGAAGGCGGACATATTGTCCTCCGCTACAGACCGGATAAGGGGATATCTTCAGGAGATCATCTCGGAAAGGCTTGGAAGACGACCGGAAATCGAGGAGCTTGAGGGCTGGGATTTCTGGGTAGAGCTCGAAAAAAATTCTCCTGGCTCCATAAGGTCGCTCAGCGAGGAATTCGTCGAGAAGGTTCGGAGGGATACAGGGGAGGGGGAAAATCTTTTCGTCAGAACCCTCCCGCTCCCACCCGATTACAAATACGCCCCGGTGGGGGAGATCGGGTTTGGATGCGTCGATTTGGGAGGGATCCAGAGATTTATCCGAACCCCAACCGAGCTGAAGGCGGTCGCGGCCGCCAGCTACGTGATCGAAACGGCGGTTTTGGTTCACATTCCAGCCTTCATCCAGCGAGAGCTTAAAGAGCTTGAGCAGGTCTGGTTCCCGATGGAGGCGTTCCTGTATTCCGGCGGGGGCAACCTGTATTTCGTCTTCCCGAAGAAACTGGAGGGAAAGATCAAGAAGGCTGTCGAGAAGTACACCAGTGTTCTTGCAAAAAACAAAATTTCCCTTGAGCTCAGAATGGCAGCTACCCCGTTTACAGCTTTCTTCCCGGATCTGCTCAAACATATGGCGGGGGAGATGGGCCTCCAGAAGATCTCCCCGCCTAAAGAGACGCAGGTGGAGAGGGGCGATGTGAAAAAGTGCAAGTGCTGCTTTACAAGGATTGCGGAGGTCGGAGACTACTGTAAGGTTTGCAACCAGTTAATAGATCTCGGGGGCAACTTTCATTTCAGAGCAAGGTGGGAAACGGAGATCTCGCTCCTGGAAAGAAAATCGCCCGCCCAGATTTTCGGCAGCTGGGAGGACGCTTCAGCCAGACTGATGGAAATTATCGCCGGTCACAATCTGGAGGAGATTCGAAGGGGTGTTGAGCAGAGAAACTATGCCGTTCTGAAGGTGGATGGGGTCTGCATGGGAGCTTTCATGGCCTCAGCCATCTCCATAACAGACGCCTGCGAGAGGAGCGCGAGAATAGACATCTCCCTCAAGAAGGCCTTTGAGGATTCTGCCCGCGAGCTTTACACTGCCCTGCGCGAGAAGGATGAGGAAGAAGCGAGAAAGTCCATCGCGAGACTGGAACTCGGACTGCTGTACATGGGAGGGGACGACTCCCTCGCGCTGATGAGCTCCTGGTACGCACCCATCTTCACCCATTCGCTCGTCTCCAGGTTCAGGACTTATATGGGGGAGGTCAGGGGACTTTCGGCTGGGCTGGCGGCGGGGGGTGCGAAGACGCCGGTCTGGTCCCTGATAGATGCTGCAGATGAGCTGGAAAGAGAAGCGAAGAGCAGGACGAGGGAAATGGTGAGTCAAGGGGCCATTTGCTACGATATTTGCGAGGTTCCTCTCTCCTCCACCGCCGTCCGTCACCGGAGAAAAGAGCTGGAAGAGAGGAAGATGACTCTTCAGCCCTTCGTGGTTGAAAATGGAGGGAGGCTGGGCGAGATCCTTCAAAAGCTTTCCGGTGGGAGCTCGCGCGGAGACTGGTACAGGTGGGCACTGGAAACCTCGAGGGAAGAAGATAATGATGCTAAGAAGCTTGCGAAAAGAGTTAGGGCTTGCATCAAGGAGGCTGTTGGGGCTGCAAAGGGAATTCTGGGTGAGGAGGCGGACAAAGAGCTGCTGAACGAGATTTCAAAACTCTACATGAGAAGACAGCAGGTTAGGTTGGAAAAGAGAGAGGAATGGAGGGTGGCTGTGGATGCGTGCGCGGAGGGGTGGGGAAAGGTGGCTTTCGGCGACATTGAATTGCTGATCAAATTTGCACTGGGGGGAATTACGTGA
- a CDS encoding RAMP superfamily CRISPR-associated protein, whose protein sequence is MPDYRDFDTLKSLTKIRGTLINHTPLRVGTGREAPLEATVDIAVFRVGEVPCIPGSSLKGVLRTAAETLARSFGITPHPPWDLPKAEKKGDFCEICGIFGNQELMSHIKVYDAYPQGEAQIFVKPGVAIDRNFGSVAHGSFFEEELVAPGCKWNFRVDIINIPVFEESTDKRGKILETLFRMFTTTGLHVGARSTVGSGLTVLEDVNYATYILTEKGLVLKKEGRVQ, encoded by the coding sequence GTGCCAGATTATAGAGACTTCGACACGCTTAAGAGTCTTACCAAAATCAGGGGGACCCTTATAAACCATACTCCGCTTCGCGTGGGGACGGGAAGGGAGGCGCCTCTTGAGGCAACGGTTGACATAGCCGTTTTCAGAGTGGGGGAAGTGCCCTGTATACCAGGATCAAGTCTGAAGGGGGTTTTACGGACCGCGGCGGAGACCCTCGCACGCTCTTTTGGAATTACCCCCCATCCTCCCTGGGACCTTCCGAAAGCCGAGAAGAAAGGTGACTTTTGCGAGATTTGCGGGATTTTTGGGAATCAGGAGTTAATGAGCCATATAAAGGTCTATGACGCATATCCTCAAGGTGAAGCACAAATCTTCGTCAAGCCTGGAGTCGCGATTGATAGAAATTTCGGAAGCGTAGCACACGGATCTTTTTTCGAGGAGGAGTTGGTGGCCCCGGGTTGCAAGTGGAACTTTCGGGTAGATATCATAAACATCCCGGTTTTCGAGGAGAGTACGGACAAGAGAGGGAAAATCTTGGAGACGCTCTTCCGTATGTTCACAACTACGGGACTGCATGTCGGGGCGAGGAGCACAGTGGGGTCCGGCCTAACAGTTTTGGAGGACGTGAATTACGCCACGTATATCTTAACCGAAAAAGGGCTCGTTTTGAAAAAAGAGGGTAGAGTGCAATAA
- a CDS encoding RAMP superfamily CRISPR-associated protein has translation MRRFNVIQEQPRTRGRFTGLCGDLQVSIEVVSGLHVGSGQLPIKVDEEKLAQTIELDYWSFPLVNERAVIPGSSVKGNVRARLELSFKEKDGWFRSCFTETGRFQKGPSKDGSWRHFKIWEPSVKQNRIVPREGKGSQCDFVKGKQERVCLLCDLFGTTGLIGLLEFSDFILSEGRLSPQKFKYGLKLLVAEIGSVFTGKVWFMNLKPEELGLVLWGMGLRDGRIGRGVLMGRLKYVGPIGKVRYRLDTFKLSQFSEQLKLDSVEIKAGDEVQADDQLAKELVELARRTYGGELEDIDEVSLK, from the coding sequence ATGAGGAGGTTCAACGTAATCCAAGAACAGCCGAGGACGAGGGGAAGGTTTACGGGACTTTGCGGGGACCTCCAAGTTTCCATCGAGGTGGTAAGCGGACTTCATGTGGGCTCGGGTCAACTTCCAATAAAAGTAGATGAGGAGAAACTAGCCCAGACCATAGAACTTGACTACTGGTCCTTTCCCTTGGTCAATGAGAGGGCTGTCATACCGGGCTCAAGCGTGAAAGGGAACGTCAGGGCAAGGCTGGAACTTTCCTTTAAGGAAAAGGATGGCTGGTTCAGATCTTGTTTCACGGAGACGGGAAGGTTCCAAAAAGGCCCCTCGAAGGACGGGTCTTGGAGGCATTTCAAGATATGGGAGCCGTCGGTGAAGCAGAATAGAATCGTTCCTAGGGAAGGAAAAGGGTCGCAATGCGATTTCGTGAAAGGAAAGCAGGAGAGAGTCTGCCTTCTCTGTGATCTTTTTGGGACAACCGGTCTGATCGGTCTGCTCGAGTTCAGCGACTTTATTCTCAGCGAAGGCAGGCTCTCCCCCCAGAAATTTAAGTACGGGTTAAAATTGTTGGTTGCGGAGATCGGCTCAGTTTTCACTGGGAAGGTGTGGTTCATGAACCTGAAGCCGGAAGAATTGGGACTGGTTTTATGGGGAATGGGTCTCAGGGATGGGAGAATCGGGAGGGGAGTTCTCATGGGAAGGCTGAAGTATGTGGGGCCGATTGGAAAGGTAAGATACAGACTAGACACATTTAAATTATCCCAGTTCTCGGAGCAACTGAAGTTGGATTCGGTTGAGATCAAAGCAGGCGACGAGGTGCAGGCCGACGACCAGCTCGCGAAGGAGCTTGTGGAGTTGGCAAGGCGCACGTATGGTGGAGAGCTTGAGGATATAGATGAGGTGAGCCTAAAATGA
- a CDS encoding RAMP superfamily CRISPR-associated protein produces the protein MSHLLPLKNRVIGRLEFEGRSLLHIGTGGEEVRREILKIGEKVLIPASSVKGALRKLVEQVARTIEVVDFPDVFRIGEGKLECKERTDEAIQWLLQQRGILSLLRSLGLEDELERLQVKSEEDWEKLKPLPEKRETLKKIAEEYATVRHPLYRLMGGQKIASKLRFLDIPLEASIQEKAGVGIDRKSGRASEHHLYFLESLKPSRVSIWFIADNLQPASLEAKLLAGTLSLIKSVGLSLGARKSVGMGELELKDGEFWIADLERDDGTKLANPFTGERLDLDSFINWLNPGT, from the coding sequence ATGAGCCATCTATTGCCGTTGAAAAATAGAGTGATTGGGAGGCTGGAGTTTGAAGGTAGATCGCTCTTGCATATTGGGACCGGGGGAGAGGAGGTCAGAAGGGAAATCCTTAAAATCGGGGAGAAAGTCCTGATTCCTGCATCTTCCGTCAAGGGTGCCCTCCGAAAGCTAGTTGAGCAGGTTGCGAGGACCATAGAAGTTGTGGACTTTCCAGATGTGTTCAGGATAGGGGAAGGGAAGCTTGAGTGCAAGGAGAGAACCGATGAGGCAATCCAATGGTTACTGCAACAAAGGGGGATCCTCTCCTTGCTACGCTCGCTTGGCTTAGAGGATGAGCTAGAAAGGCTGCAAGTAAAAAGTGAAGAGGATTGGGAGAAGCTTAAACCACTGCCAGAAAAGCGTGAAACATTAAAGAAGATTGCGGAGGAGTACGCGACGGTAAGACATCCCCTGTATAGGCTTATGGGAGGGCAGAAAATCGCCTCGAAGCTAAGATTTCTAGATATTCCCTTAGAAGCAAGCATCCAAGAGAAAGCTGGAGTTGGGATCGACAGAAAGAGCGGGAGGGCGAGCGAGCACCACCTATACTTCTTGGAATCCTTGAAGCCTTCGAGGGTGAGCATATGGTTTATAGCCGACAATCTCCAGCCTGCCAGCTTGGAGGCCAAACTGCTCGCAGGGACTCTTAGTTTGATTAAGTCGGTGGGGCTTTCGCTTGGAGCGAGGAAGAGCGTAGGGATGGGTGAGTTAGAGCTGAAGGATGGCGAATTTTGGATTGCCGACCTGGAGAGAGATGATGGGACAAAGCTGGCTAATCCCTTCACTGGAGAGAGGCTGGACTTGGACAGTTTTATAAATTGGCTGAATCCTGGTACGTGA
- a CDS encoding putative CRISPR-associated protein — MLTINAHIVTTGTSLLANVRREIGKEPSEGELLSFVKRDPRKASAELNTLLPLLEEKKDKQHYVYLLHSDTEEGRLCAKILQSFLSQLKLRIYVESVEISGLGDPKNFRHGLAKLFEKVVELIRAHYLQNDTVYVHATGGFKPETAIALLASNLPGIGAPVLYIHESFREVVRLPAMPVRLRRKEKFQRLMNHMCRNMKAHLLQLEREFPKDVISEAERLGWIERKRDELEITPMGLLLWKTFMRLGLYGGGKVCERRRPRMS, encoded by the coding sequence ATGTTGACGATAAATGCCCACATAGTGACCACAGGAACCTCCCTACTAGCGAATGTGAGAAGGGAAATAGGAAAAGAGCCCTCAGAGGGGGAACTTCTCTCTTTTGTCAAACGAGATCCTAGAAAAGCCAGTGCCGAATTGAACACACTTCTTCCCCTCTTGGAGGAAAAGAAAGACAAACAGCACTACGTGTATCTGCTACACTCTGACACAGAGGAAGGGAGACTCTGCGCAAAGATTCTTCAAAGTTTTTTGTCTCAACTAAAATTGAGAATTTACGTGGAATCGGTGGAAATCAGCGGGCTCGGAGATCCAAAGAACTTCCGTCATGGATTGGCCAAACTTTTTGAAAAGGTTGTAGAATTGATAAGGGCGCATTATCTCCAAAACGACACAGTTTACGTCCACGCAACTGGTGGATTCAAACCTGAAACTGCTATAGCGCTTTTGGCTTCCAACTTGCCTGGGATCGGAGCTCCAGTCTTGTATATTCATGAATCCTTTAGGGAGGTGGTAAGGCTCCCCGCTATGCCGGTTCGGCTGAGAAGGAAAGAGAAATTCCAAAGATTAATGAATCACATGTGTAGAAATATGAAAGCACACCTGCTACAATTAGAAAGAGAATTCCCAAAGGATGTGATTTCTGAAGCGGAAAGACTTGGATGGATAGAGCGAAAGAGAGATGAGTTGGAGATAACACCTATGGGACTTCTACTTTGGAAAACTTTCATGAGATTAGGATTATATGGCGGAGGAAAAGTCTGCGAAAGGAGAAGGCCGAGGATGTCATAA
- a CDS encoding beta-galactosidase encodes MKKFPIVAAVLLVIVFSFMIYLTRKPVEKLPYTFTRDWLRKGNIWVFDQPPPEYLEALGATGTAFSVYYSGFNEYEWNYVKSLHHRGFKATANLPLGQATITENIELRENVCKRNIHNQPILLLGLEGIYNACGNNPLWRDFLMKRIAELAQGDVDGILLDEPGDIGDCFCDHCMRAFNNYLAEHYTSEELQRFFGITDLSSFSYREYLLRNGGTQWWDDPNPNLQMAYLKFRYSERVNFIRNLIRQAKEAAGWDIPVTANVYEFSPNHQIFVPLLDFVIYEMPIIPEAHPDVSYLRSIPGKHFVTYLLAEALDPEKPFSAFPDVFDLLHLSRDLENEQWLWRYWLAEARACGASFMIPYKAYVYGGESDYTLDVEEVSPYTKFFAENPEYYENLERIATVGLLFDLHSTLFNKFTWLTYNAWSSFENIGITLQEAHVPFEVIYRGDGVFVQKSCSLSELRRYRAIIIPKDYDLDQDFLNILQQYSASGGIVIRRDNLADDSQIVSELRRLGIDLGVETNATDALSLIIYRRGDSLLIHMINSRYDLQARDFSSLTNVEITLTIPDGVTLDGKLLRVVSPDSDNITLGFVIQDRKAKFTLPYLHCYSVAFFE; translated from the coding sequence ATGAAAAAATTTCCGATTGTGGCTGCTGTTCTGCTTGTGATCGTTTTCTCTTTCATGATCTATCTAACAAGGAAACCTGTCGAAAAATTGCCATACACCTTCACCCGGGACTGGCTCAGGAAAGGAAACATTTGGGTTTTCGACCAACCACCACCGGAATATCTTGAGGCGCTGGGAGCAACCGGCACTGCTTTCTCCGTCTACTATTCCGGTTTCAACGAGTATGAGTGGAATTATGTGAAATCTCTACATCACCGTGGCTTTAAAGCCACTGCCAATCTTCCTCTTGGGCAGGCTACCATTACCGAAAACATCGAGCTCAGAGAAAATGTCTGCAAGAGAAACATTCACAACCAGCCAATTCTTCTGCTCGGACTAGAAGGAATTTACAACGCATGTGGGAATAATCCGCTCTGGCGTGATTTTCTCATGAAGAGGATAGCCGAGCTGGCGCAAGGAGATGTGGACGGAATACTTCTCGACGAACCGGGGGATATCGGGGATTGTTTCTGTGACCACTGCATGCGAGCCTTTAACAATTACTTAGCTGAACATTACACGTCCGAAGAATTACAGCGGTTTTTTGGGATAACTGATCTCTCATCTTTCAGCTATCGGGAATATCTGCTGAGAAATGGGGGAACCCAATGGTGGGACGATCCCAATCCAAACCTGCAAATGGCCTATCTAAAATTCAGGTATTCGGAAAGAGTGAACTTCATTCGCAACCTCATTCGGCAAGCCAAAGAGGCCGCGGGCTGGGACATTCCCGTTACGGCCAATGTCTACGAGTTTTCACCGAATCACCAAATTTTCGTTCCCCTCCTCGACTTTGTAATCTACGAGATGCCGATAATCCCGGAAGCCCACCCTGACGTTTCTTATCTTAGATCGATCCCTGGCAAACATTTTGTAACTTATCTTCTGGCCGAAGCTCTAGATCCAGAGAAGCCATTCTCAGCTTTCCCGGATGTCTTTGACTTACTCCACCTCTCCAGAGACTTGGAGAATGAGCAATGGCTGTGGAGATACTGGTTGGCAGAAGCGAGAGCCTGCGGCGCCTCCTTCATGATACCATACAAAGCGTACGTTTATGGAGGGGAAAGTGATTACACGCTGGATGTCGAGGAGGTCTCTCCCTACACGAAATTCTTTGCCGAAAATCCGGAATATTATGAAAACTTGGAAAGAATTGCAACCGTTGGACTACTTTTTGATCTTCACTCCACACTTTTCAATAAGTTTACCTGGCTTACCTACAACGCATGGTCGAGCTTCGAAAACATCGGAATAACCCTCCAAGAAGCCCATGTTCCCTTTGAGGTAATTTACAGAGGCGATGGGGTTTTCGTGCAGAAATCTTGTTCACTTAGCGAATTACGGAGGTATCGGGCGATCATAATACCTAAAGATTACGATCTCGATCAAGACTTCCTGAACATTCTGCAGCAATATTCAGCCAGCGGAGGCATAGTCATAAGACGCGACAACTTGGCTGATGACTCCCAAATAGTTTCAGAGCTGAGAAGACTCGGAATCGATCTCGGGGTGGAAACAAATGCCACAGATGCTCTCTCGCTTATCATTTACCGTAGAGGAGATTCGCTCTTGATCCATATGATAAACTCTAGATACGACCTACAGGCGCGCGATTTTTCGAGTTTAACAAATGTAGAAATAACGCTGACGATTCCAGATGGGGTAACGCTAGATGGGAAACTCCTTAGAGTCGTAAGCCCGGATTCAGATAACATAACTCTGGGCTTCGTGATACAAGATAGAAAGGCGAAGTTCACATTGCCCTATCTTCACTGCTATTCCGTGGCATTCTTCGAGTGA
- a CDS encoding RAMP superfamily CRISPR-associated protein, producing MQWISHDNIRRETSFNFILTNEAPLRIGCGGEPPLEALSDLAVLRIPSEFGEVPYIPGSSLKGVFRSFCAKLLARKGLRVCELSGNRCEVGRERNIEQFAEQACLLCKIFGTQGYRGLVSFSDAFPWNGQQLYPFRLGVRRGIRIGRKSGRAQNLFDVEYVEPGAKFKSGIRCLNLPNFALGLLSRALLCLHEGEVKVGGFKTRGFGEVRLEEVEIRNRDVGGTGKKMTALDPQDREIEVGEMEVENDWLVASGDAAWKILKKLAQWWEEAKL from the coding sequence ATGCAATGGATTTCACATGACAACATTCGTAGGGAAACTTCCTTCAACTTTATTCTGACAAACGAGGCTCCTTTAAGAATCGGATGCGGCGGAGAGCCTCCACTTGAAGCACTATCCGATCTCGCTGTTCTTAGAATTCCTTCCGAGTTCGGGGAAGTGCCATATATTCCGGGATCCAGCCTGAAGGGAGTCTTCAGAAGTTTTTGCGCGAAACTCCTTGCGCGGAAGGGGCTGAGGGTCTGCGAGTTGTCCGGAAATAGATGCGAGGTTGGGCGAGAGAGGAACATCGAACAGTTTGCGGAGCAGGCTTGTCTTCTGTGTAAAATTTTTGGTACGCAAGGGTACAGGGGGCTTGTGAGCTTTTCTGATGCCTTTCCTTGGAATGGCCAGCAGCTCTATCCGTTCAGACTGGGTGTAAGAAGGGGAATTCGAATCGGCAGGAAATCCGGAAGAGCACAGAACCTTTTTGATGTTGAGTATGTAGAGCCGGGTGCAAAGTTTAAGTCAGGCATTCGTTGCCTCAACCTACCTAACTTTGCGCTCGGCCTGCTCTCGAGGGCCCTCCTTTGTCTACACGAGGGGGAGGTGAAGGTTGGAGGGTTCAAGACGAGGGGCTTCGGAGAGGTGAGGCTGGAAGAGGTCGAGATCAGAAATCGGGATGTCGGGGGAACCGGGAAGAAGATGACCGCTCTGGACCCGCAGGACAGAGAGATCGAGGTCGGGGAAATGGAAGTGGAGAACGATTGGTTAGTGGCAAGCGGGGATGCGGCTTGGAAGATTCTGAAGAAGCTGGCTCAATGGTGGGAGGAAGCCAAGCTATGA